The Aureispira anguillae genome contains a region encoding:
- a CDS encoding T9SS type A sorting domain-containing protein, which produces MHVKYQSINFSDGTSSINGAATNASSVTDYVAMIGGDPCPLSGDFLNGYDIQGGQSMLTFTFNTPVDLRVDNFIYLDYYYFNDVQNNSDLSRYLAVQDIVLITSAGNLTGSATFTNATDVALNNQEWVKFRVEVPYTASNTLTVTGIRVDIEMNNGGTGATFNTASSEVFALALEGIGGSDPLPVELMHFNTELEGKNAASLNWATASELNNAGYEIEHALPTTGLPVFEQIDYVDGAGTTTQVQYYNYKVPNLVAGVHYFRLKQVDFDGTYAYTDIRALRVDAPLVQKLFPTVLRAGRNTMYIQLAKDDRYKIEILTTLGSVVERHDIKAKTNTYYELELDRNHCATGVYVVYVRNNTGSYSQKIRIE; this is translated from the coding sequence ATGCATGTAAAATATCAATCGATTAATTTTTCAGATGGAACATCTTCTATAAATGGAGCAGCAACCAATGCCTCTTCTGTTACCGACTATGTAGCAATGATAGGGGGAGATCCTTGCCCGCTTTCGGGTGATTTTCTCAATGGGTATGATATACAAGGAGGACAGTCAATGCTTACCTTTACATTCAATACCCCAGTTGACCTTAGAGTTGACAATTTTATTTATTTAGATTATTACTATTTTAATGATGTACAAAACAATTCCGATTTAAGTAGATATTTAGCAGTTCAAGATATTGTTTTAATAACATCAGCAGGAAACTTGACAGGATCAGCTACTTTTACCAATGCAACAGATGTTGCCTTAAATAATCAAGAATGGGTAAAGTTTAGGGTAGAAGTGCCTTACACAGCATCCAATACCTTAACGGTTACAGGAATTAGAGTTGACATAGAAATGAACAATGGAGGAACAGGAGCGACATTTAATACTGCTAGTTCTGAAGTTTTTGCACTTGCACTGGAAGGAATAGGAGGGAGTGATCCATTGCCAGTAGAATTGATGCATTTTAATACAGAATTAGAGGGAAAGAATGCCGCTAGCCTAAATTGGGCGACAGCAAGTGAGCTGAACAATGCTGGCTATGAAATAGAACATGCCTTGCCAACTACAGGGCTGCCCGTTTTTGAGCAAATAGACTATGTAGATGGTGCAGGCACAACCACTCAAGTACAATATTATAATTATAAAGTACCAAATTTAGTAGCAGGAGTACATTATTTTCGCTTAAAACAAGTGGATTTTGATGGAACTTACGCCTATACTGATATTCGTGCTCTAAGAGTAGACGCACCATTAGTGCAGAAATTGTTTCCCACAGTTTTGCGAGCGGGAAGGAACACTATGTATATTCAATTGGCAAAAGACGATCGTTACAAAATAGAAATCTTAACCACTTTGGGAAGTGTTGTTGAGAGACATGATATAAAGGCAAAAACAAATACCTATTATGAACTTGAATTGGATAGAAACCATTGTGCTACAGGAGTATATGTAGTTTACGTAAGGAATAATACAGGGAGTTATAGTCAAAAAATACGAATTGAATAA
- a CDS encoding LacI family DNA-binding transcriptional regulator has product MKKKIALIDIAQALGVSRTLVSMVLNGQGDLHGISPVTQDKVKAKAKELNYKPNSIARGLRTGKSNTIGLIVTDISNNFYATIARRIEDNLRQLGYHLIFCSSDERAEREEELIQMLRGRQVDGLILATTFQDTKVLKELIKEGFPFVLIDRHIPNLETDYVVVDNYKSSKKAIEYLMEQGHREIGMLTISPSHLSTIQDREQGYKDALTEQGLTIKNSNVCQIAFDDIYNQVGKSLHKMLNQAQPVTAIYAVNNNIGKACLEHLGKMGLHIPEDIALLSYDDIDVFKFCAITAIAQPIQEMGDQAVNILLNKIKGGKPKPLPNQQLILPAQIIVRKSCENLTTSR; this is encoded by the coding sequence ATGAAGAAAAAAATTGCGCTTATTGACATTGCACAAGCTTTGGGAGTTTCTAGAACATTGGTATCTATGGTGCTAAATGGTCAAGGTGATTTGCATGGGATTAGTCCCGTTACACAAGATAAGGTCAAAGCCAAAGCAAAAGAACTCAATTATAAGCCTAATTCTATTGCAAGAGGATTGCGAACAGGGAAATCCAATACAATAGGTCTGATTGTTACAGATATTTCTAATAATTTTTATGCTACTATTGCTCGTCGAATCGAAGATAATTTGCGTCAATTAGGTTATCATCTAATTTTTTGTAGTTCTGATGAACGAGCAGAGCGAGAGGAGGAGTTGATTCAAATGTTGAGAGGTAGACAGGTGGATGGTTTGATTTTGGCAACCACCTTTCAGGATACCAAGGTACTGAAAGAACTCATTAAGGAGGGATTTCCTTTTGTTTTAATTGATCGACATATTCCTAATTTGGAAACAGATTATGTCGTAGTTGATAATTACAAAAGCTCAAAAAAGGCAATCGAGTATTTGATGGAACAAGGGCATCGTGAGATTGGAATGTTGACCATATCGCCTTCTCACTTAAGTACTATTCAAGATCGAGAACAGGGGTATAAAGATGCCTTAACGGAACAGGGACTTACCATAAAAAATAGCAATGTTTGCCAAATAGCCTTTGATGATATTTATAATCAGGTGGGCAAATCACTGCACAAAATGTTAAACCAAGCCCAACCTGTTACGGCTATTTATGCCGTTAATAACAATATAGGAAAGGCTTGTTTAGAACATTTAGGAAAAATGGGCTTGCATATTCCCGAAGACATCGCCTTATTGAGTTATGATGATATTGATGTATTTAAATTTTGTGCTATAACGGCCATCGCTCAACCCATTCAAGAAATGGGAGACCAAGCGGTTAATATTTTGTTGAATAAAATAAAAGGAGGAAAACCCAAACCATTGCCCAACCAACAATTGATCTTACCAGCGCAAATTATTGTTCGCAAATCTTGTGAAAACTTGACGACTTCGAGATAA
- a CDS encoding NADP-dependent isocitrate dehydrogenase translates to MEQNKSKIIYTKTDEAPFLATFSFLPIIKTFTDAAGIEVELSDISLAGRIIANFPDFLTEEQRMPDALAELGELVLKPEANVIKLPNISASVPQLKAAIKELQAAGYALPDYPDDAETEEEKAIQKRYNKIKGSAVNPVLREGNSDRRAPKPVKKYAKNNPHSMGAWSADSKSHVATMTSGDFRSNEKSVTLESATDVRIEHVAADGTVTTLKDSFPILAGEVIDGTMLSKKALLAFLDAQVADAKAQGVLFSLHMKATMMKVSDPIIFGHGVRTFFKDVFAKHAVVLEELGVDVNNGFGDLLNKIETLPADQKAAIEADIQAAYENGPDVAMVDSDKGITNLHVPSDVIIDASMPAMIRTSGCMWNKEGKTQDTKAVIPDSSYAGIYQVVIDFCKKHGAFDPTTMGTVPNVGLMAQKAEEYGSHDKTFEIQTEGTVRVVDAAGNTLIEHAVEVGDIWRMCQVKDAPIQDWVKLAVTRARASQTPAVFWLDENRAHDAELIKKVNTYLPNHDTDGLEIHIMSPMDATAFSLERIKEGKDTISVTGNVLRDYNTDLFPILELGTSAKMLSIVPLMNGGGLFETGAGGSAPKHVQQFNKENHLRWDSLGEFLALAVSLEHLGNTFNNSKALVLGEALDQATEKLLLNRKSPSRKVNELDNRGSHFYLALYWAEAVAAQTKDAELQESFGKLAQQLADNEAKIVEELNAAQGVAMDVDGYYFPNEEKVSQAMRPSSTLNSVLDTMLINA, encoded by the coding sequence ATGGAACAAAACAAATCAAAAATCATCTATACTAAGACAGACGAAGCACCTTTTTTAGCAACGTTTTCTTTTTTGCCAATTATCAAAACGTTTACAGATGCTGCGGGTATAGAAGTTGAGTTGAGTGATATCTCTCTAGCTGGTAGAATTATTGCTAATTTTCCTGATTTTTTGACTGAAGAGCAAAGAATGCCTGATGCATTGGCTGAATTAGGAGAGTTGGTGCTTAAGCCAGAGGCAAATGTGATTAAATTGCCTAATATTAGTGCTTCTGTTCCTCAATTAAAAGCAGCGATCAAAGAGCTTCAAGCTGCGGGATACGCATTGCCTGATTATCCAGACGATGCAGAGACAGAAGAAGAAAAAGCAATTCAAAAGAGATACAATAAAATTAAAGGTTCTGCCGTAAACCCTGTTTTAAGAGAAGGAAACTCGGATCGTAGAGCACCTAAACCTGTAAAAAAATACGCTAAAAATAATCCTCATTCTATGGGGGCTTGGTCAGCTGATTCTAAGTCTCATGTAGCTACAATGACAAGTGGAGATTTTCGTTCTAATGAAAAATCGGTAACCTTGGAATCTGCTACAGATGTACGCATTGAGCATGTTGCAGCAGATGGTACAGTGACTACTTTAAAGGATAGTTTTCCAATCTTGGCAGGTGAAGTGATTGATGGTACGATGTTGAGCAAAAAAGCTTTATTGGCATTTTTGGATGCTCAAGTAGCAGATGCTAAAGCACAGGGAGTGCTATTTTCATTGCACATGAAAGCAACAATGATGAAAGTGTCTGATCCAATTATATTTGGGCATGGGGTTAGAACATTCTTTAAGGACGTTTTTGCCAAACATGCTGTTGTTTTAGAAGAGTTGGGTGTGGATGTTAACAATGGTTTTGGTGATTTGTTGAACAAAATCGAAACACTTCCTGCTGACCAAAAGGCTGCAATAGAGGCAGATATTCAGGCTGCTTATGAAAATGGTCCTGATGTTGCTATGGTTGATTCTGATAAAGGAATTACGAATTTGCATGTACCTAGTGATGTAATTATTGATGCTTCAATGCCTGCAATGATTCGTACTTCGGGTTGTATGTGGAACAAAGAAGGAAAAACGCAAGATACCAAGGCTGTTATTCCTGATAGCAGTTATGCAGGTATTTATCAAGTTGTTATTGATTTCTGTAAAAAACATGGAGCGTTTGATCCTACTACTATGGGGACTGTTCCTAATGTAGGGCTAATGGCTCAAAAAGCAGAAGAATATGGCTCGCACGATAAAACATTTGAAATTCAAACAGAAGGTACGGTAAGAGTAGTTGATGCAGCGGGAAATACCTTGATAGAGCATGCTGTTGAAGTGGGAGATATTTGGAGAATGTGCCAAGTAAAAGATGCACCAATCCAAGATTGGGTGAAATTGGCAGTAACTAGAGCCAGAGCTTCACAAACTCCTGCTGTTTTTTGGTTGGATGAGAATAGAGCGCATGATGCAGAATTAATCAAAAAAGTAAATACTTATTTGCCAAATCACGATACAGATGGATTAGAAATTCATATTATGTCTCCAATGGATGCTACTGCATTTTCTTTAGAGCGTATCAAAGAGGGCAAGGACACTATTTCTGTAACTGGAAATGTATTACGTGATTACAATACAGATTTATTTCCAATTCTAGAATTGGGAACTTCTGCAAAGATGTTGTCTATTGTTCCACTCATGAATGGTGGAGGATTGTTTGAAACAGGAGCAGGAGGGTCTGCACCTAAACATGTACAACAATTTAACAAAGAAAATCACTTGCGTTGGGATTCTTTGGGTGAGTTTTTGGCATTGGCTGTTTCTTTAGAACATTTAGGAAATACGTTCAATAACTCCAAAGCATTGGTATTGGGTGAGGCATTGGATCAAGCTACTGAAAAGCTATTGTTGAATAGAAAATCTCCTTCTAGAAAGGTAAATGAGCTAGACAATAGAGGAAGCCATTTCTATTTAGCCTTATACTGGGCAGAAGCAGTTGCAGCGCAAACTAAAGATGCAGAATTGCAAGAAAGCTTTGGCAAATTAGCACAGCAGTTGGCTGATAATGAAGCCAAAATTGTTGAGGAACTTAATGCTGCTCAAGGTGTAGCAATGGATGTAGATGGTTATTATTTCCCTAATGAGGAAAAAGTAAGCCAAGCAATGCGTCCAAGTTCAACCTTAAATTCAGTATTGGATACGATGTTGATTAACGCATAA